A genomic stretch from Bernardetia sp. includes:
- a CDS encoding T9SS type A sorting domain-containing protein, translated as MTKTIIIFFLLVFTSLGIYTDAVGQLLVYPIQQNTTTQQKANKAKSVRLNKIFKIDSVATDTIVLELPFFEDFSTTPVGSPDTTKWMKGSGVFINNGIGLNPPTKNVATFDGVAANGEPYNQGFPTSQGLGDTLTSQRIDLTSTDTGDGVFFSFMVQARGNAETPDTTDFLKLEFLDNEGNWEQKWEKRGGRIDTKRFEHVILSVDEEKFFHDSLQFRFTSFNRLSGAFDVWNIDYIYFNKSRTPSDTVFLDVATSKTPTHFIKPYSAVPYSHFWSDTTRYLTDSIFSSVNNLDETFNVISYLCEVRNEETQQILGYWYGLDSDAASSSDLVEGFERDVEIVAIPNASILPQGQDSMTITHQFQVNTREPNENFGGVYTRDNDTISQTSTFKDFYAYDDGTAEFAAGINQRFGQIAYQYYISEPDELTHIDIYFARIGASVENQTFNLRVWQKIDLSRTDIKDSVMLTQNAILRYSEGINQFNRIELSRKLNVSDTIYIGIQQLGENMLPIGLDTQTDSKSKLFFNVRNYWEQNQFVEGSLMLRPVFSKEDIVTGIEDTEEENEFELWQQGLVVYPNPAKDKIRFSKNVEQVEIMDLTGKLVGKYTLNPNSLYNADKEIVLPSFMKNGMYLVKCQYKNYMTVKKLVVQK; from the coding sequence ATGACTAAAACAATAATAATTTTTTTCCTACTTGTTTTTACAAGTTTAGGAATCTATACAGATGCAGTTGGACAGTTATTAGTTTATCCAATTCAGCAAAACACAACAACACAGCAAAAAGCAAATAAAGCCAAGTCTGTAAGACTAAACAAGATATTTAAAATAGATAGTGTAGCCACAGACACGATTGTGTTGGAGCTACCTTTCTTTGAGGATTTTTCCACAACTCCTGTAGGTTCACCAGACACAACAAAATGGATGAAGGGTAGTGGTGTTTTTATAAACAATGGTATTGGTCTGAATCCACCAACAAAAAATGTAGCTACCTTTGATGGTGTGGCTGCCAATGGAGAACCGTACAATCAAGGTTTCCCTACCAGTCAAGGACTTGGAGATACGCTTACTTCGCAACGAATAGACTTAACTTCTACAGATACAGGAGATGGAGTGTTCTTCTCGTTTATGGTACAGGCTCGTGGAAATGCTGAAACTCCTGATACTACCGATTTTCTAAAGCTAGAATTTTTAGATAATGAAGGAAATTGGGAGCAAAAATGGGAAAAGCGTGGAGGTAGAATTGACACCAAGCGTTTTGAACATGTTATTTTGAGTGTAGATGAAGAAAAGTTTTTTCACGATAGTTTGCAGTTTCGTTTTACTTCTTTCAATCGCCTTTCAGGTGCATTTGATGTTTGGAATATAGATTATATTTACTTTAATAAAAGTAGAACTCCTTCTGATACTGTATTTTTAGATGTAGCTACTAGCAAAACTCCAACACATTTTATCAAGCCTTATTCGGCAGTTCCGTATAGTCATTTTTGGAGTGATACTACTCGTTATCTGACAGATTCTATTTTTTCTTCTGTAAATAACTTGGATGAGACATTCAATGTTATTTCTTATTTGTGTGAAGTTAGAAATGAAGAAACTCAGCAAATTTTGGGCTATTGGTATGGATTAGATTCAGATGCAGCCTCTTCTTCTGATTTAGTAGAAGGATTTGAAAGAGACGTAGAAATAGTGGCTATTCCTAATGCTAGTATTCTTCCACAAGGACAAGATTCTATGACAATTACGCATCAGTTTCAAGTCAATACAAGAGAACCCAATGAGAATTTTGGAGGAGTTTATACAAGAGACAATGATACAATTAGTCAGACTTCAACTTTCAAAGATTTTTATGCTTATGATGACGGAACAGCAGAGTTTGCAGCAGGAATAAATCAGCGTTTTGGTCAAATTGCTTATCAATATTATATCTCAGAGCCTGATGAGCTTACCCACATTGATATTTATTTTGCACGTATTGGCGCAAGTGTAGAAAATCAGACTTTCAATCTAAGAGTTTGGCAAAAAATTGATCTATCAAGGACAGATATTAAAGATTCAGTAATGCTGACTCAAAATGCTATTTTGAGATATTCAGAAGGAATAAATCAGTTCAATCGTATTGAGCTGTCTCGTAAGCTAAATGTTTCAGATACTATTTATATCGGTATTCAGCAACTGGGAGAAAATATGTTGCCAATTGGACTAGACACACAGACAGATTCTAAAAGTAAACTCTTTTTCAATGTACGTAATTACTGGGAACAAAATCAGTTTGTAGAGGGAAGTTTGATGTTACGACCTGTTTTTTCAAAAGAAGATATAGTTACAGGAATTGAAGATACAGAAGAAGAAAATGAATTTGAGTTGTGGCAACAAGGTTTGGTAGTGTATCCAAATCCAGCAAAAGACAAAATACGTTTTAGTAAAAATGTAGAACAAGTAGAAATTATGGATTTGACAGGAAAGCTAGTAGGAAAATATACACTCAATCCAAACTCTCTCTATAATGCTGATAAAGAAATTGTACTGCCAAGTTTTATGAAAAATGGAATGTATTTGGTAAAATGTCAGTATAAAAACTATATGACAGTTAAGAAATTAGTAGTACAGAAATAA